The following proteins come from a genomic window of Streptomyces sp. NBC_00539:
- a CDS encoding alpha/beta hydrolase: protein MDTSRLLRTTGTVIAAAGLLLSGCTSGGLGEPRASASPAAPGTVPAALRPYYGQKLSWRECGVPGFQCSTMKVPLDYADPGTPDSAQAIDVAVARRVATGPGKRLGSLVVNPGGPGGSGIGYLQAYAGIGYPAAVRAQYDMVSFDPRGVDRSTPVECLSGPAMDKYTQVDQTPDDKAEQALLVAAFKEFAAGCEAHSRRILPHVGTVDAARDMDMLRAVLGDEKLTYVGASYGTFLGATYANLFPGRVGRLVLDGAMDPSRSALEMNRDQTEGFETAFRSFAKDCAKQPGCPLGKGSPDAVAQRLEEFFRKVDAQPLPTGEAARPLGESLATTGVIAALYDESAWPQLREALTAALGGDGSGLLALADSYYEREPDGKYANLMFANAAVNCLDQPPAFAGPTAVEAALPSFEKASPVFGAGLAWASLNCAYWPVKATGTAGRLTAKGAAPIVVVGTTRDPATPYKWARGLAEQLDSGTLLTYDGDGHTAYGRGSDCVDTAINRYLLEGTPPPPAKRC, encoded by the coding sequence ATGGACACCAGTCGCCTGCTGCGTACGACCGGAACCGTGATCGCAGCTGCCGGGCTGCTGCTCTCCGGGTGCACCTCCGGTGGGCTGGGGGAGCCCCGGGCCTCCGCGTCCCCGGCCGCGCCGGGCACCGTACCGGCGGCGCTGCGTCCGTACTACGGGCAGAAGCTGAGCTGGCGCGAGTGCGGTGTGCCCGGCTTCCAGTGCTCCACGATGAAGGTCCCCCTGGACTACGCGGACCCGGGAACCCCTGACTCGGCCCAGGCGATCGACGTGGCGGTGGCCCGCCGGGTGGCGACGGGTCCCGGCAAGCGGCTGGGCTCCCTGGTGGTCAACCCGGGCGGACCCGGCGGCTCGGGGATCGGGTACCTCCAGGCGTACGCGGGCATCGGCTACCCGGCGGCGGTCCGGGCCCAGTACGACATGGTGTCCTTCGACCCGCGCGGGGTGGACCGGAGCACTCCCGTCGAGTGCTTGAGCGGCCCGGCGATGGACAAGTACACCCAGGTGGACCAGACGCCGGACGACAAGGCCGAGCAGGCGCTGCTGGTGGCGGCGTTCAAGGAGTTCGCGGCGGGCTGCGAGGCGCACTCGCGGCGGATCCTGCCGCACGTCGGGACCGTCGACGCGGCGCGGGACATGGACATGCTGCGTGCGGTGCTGGGCGACGAGAAGCTGACGTACGTCGGGGCCTCGTACGGCACCTTCCTCGGCGCGACGTACGCGAACCTGTTCCCGGGCCGGGTGGGCCGGCTGGTCCTGGACGGTGCGATGGACCCCTCCCGGTCCGCGCTGGAGATGAACCGCGACCAGACGGAGGGCTTCGAGACGGCCTTCCGCTCCTTCGCGAAGGACTGTGCGAAGCAGCCCGGCTGCCCGCTCGGCAAGGGTTCGCCGGACGCGGTGGCGCAGCGGCTGGAGGAGTTCTTCCGCAAGGTCGACGCCCAGCCCCTGCCCACGGGCGAAGCGGCCCGGCCGCTTGGCGAGTCCCTGGCGACGACCGGGGTGATCGCGGCACTCTACGACGAGAGCGCGTGGCCGCAGCTGCGCGAGGCACTCACGGCGGCGCTGGGCGGCGACGGCTCGGGCCTGCTGGCCCTCGCGGACAGTTACTACGAGCGGGAGCCGGACGGCAAGTACGCGAACCTGATGTTCGCGAACGCCGCCGTGAACTGCCTGGACCAGCCCCCGGCCTTCGCCGGGCCGACGGCGGTCGAGGCCGCGCTGCCGTCCTTCGAGAAGGCCTCACCGGTCTTCGGGGCGGGGCTGGCCTGGGCCTCGCTGAACTGCGCCTACTGGCCGGTGAAGGCCACCGGCACGGCGGGCCGGCTGACGGCGAAGGGCGCCGCGCCGATCGTGGTCGTCGGCACCACCCGCGACCCGGCGACCCCGTACAAGTGGGCCCGGGGCCTCGCGGAGCAGCTCGACTCGGGCACCTTGCTGACCTACGACGGCGACGGCCACACGGCGTACGGGCGCGGCAGCGACTGCGTCGACACGGCGATCAACCGCTACCTCCTGGAGGGCACCCCGCCACCCCCGGCCAAGCGCTGCTGA
- the topA gene encoding type I DNA topoisomerase — protein MSPTSETAEGGRRLVIVESPAKAKTIKGYLGPGYVVEASVGHIRDLPSGAAEVPDKYTGEVRRLGVDVEHDFQPIYVVNADKKAQVRKLKELLAESDELFLATDEDREGEAIAWHLQEVLKPKVPVHRMVFHEITKDAIRDAVANPRELNQRMVDAQETRRILDRLYGYEVSPVLWKKVMPKLSAGRVQSVATRLVVERERERIAFRSAEYWDLTGTFGTGRAGDPSDPSTLVARLNTVDGKRIAQGRDFGSNGRLKSEVLHLDEANARALAAALEQTSFAVRSVESKPYRRSPYAPFRTTTLQQEASRKLGFGAKATMQVAQKLYENGFITYMRTDSTTLSDTAVSAARAQVTQLYGADYLPEKPRVYAGKVKNAQEAHEAIRPSGDRFRTPAETGLTGDQFRLYELIWKRTVASQMKDAVGNSVTVKIGGRASDGRDAEFSASGKTITFHGFMKAYVEGADDPNAELDDREKRLPQVAEGDALSAEGITADGHSTKPPARYTEASLVKELEEREIGRPSTYASIIGTILDRGYVFKKGTALVPSFLSFAVVNLLETHFGRLVDYDFTAKMEDDLDRIARGEAQSVPWLKRFYFGAEDASEVVPADGDHLGGLKELVTDLGAIDAREISSFPVGDGIVLRVGRYGPYVERGEKDAEGHQRADVPDDLAPDELTTDYAEELFAKPSGEFELGTDPVSGNEIVAKDGRYGPYVTEILPEGTPKTGKNAVKPRTASLFKSMSLDTVTLDDALKLMSLPRVVGVDGEGVEITAQNGRYGPYLKKGTDSRSLETEDQLFSITLDEALAIYAQPKQRGRAAAKPPLKELGTDPVSEKPVVVKDGRFGPYVTDGETNATLRRDDDVETITPERGYELLAEKRAKGPAKKTAKKAPAKKAPAKKAAATKTAAAKKTTTAKKAVAKKTVAKKAPAAKKTTASAPASDD, from the coding sequence TTGTCCCCGACTAGCGAGACCGCAGAGGGCGGCCGCCGACTCGTCATCGTCGAGTCCCCTGCCAAGGCGAAGACGATCAAGGGCTACCTCGGCCCGGGATACGTCGTCGAGGCGAGCGTCGGGCACATCCGCGACCTCCCCAGCGGCGCGGCCGAGGTTCCCGACAAGTACACCGGCGAGGTCCGTCGTCTCGGCGTGGACGTCGAGCACGATTTCCAGCCGATCTATGTGGTGAATGCGGACAAGAAGGCTCAGGTCAGGAAGCTCAAGGAGCTGCTGGCCGAATCCGACGAGCTCTTCCTCGCCACTGATGAGGACCGCGAGGGCGAGGCCATCGCGTGGCACCTCCAGGAAGTCCTCAAGCCCAAGGTCCCCGTCCACCGCATGGTCTTCCACGAGATCACCAAGGACGCGATCCGCGACGCCGTCGCCAACCCGCGCGAGCTGAACCAGCGCATGGTCGACGCGCAGGAGACCCGCCGCATCCTCGACCGCCTCTACGGCTACGAGGTCTCGCCGGTCCTGTGGAAGAAGGTCATGCCGAAGCTGTCGGCGGGCCGCGTCCAGTCGGTGGCCACCCGTCTCGTCGTCGAGCGGGAGCGCGAGCGCATCGCGTTCCGTTCCGCCGAGTACTGGGACCTGACCGGCACCTTCGGCACCGGACGCGCCGGTGACCCGTCGGACCCGTCCACGCTGGTCGCCCGCCTGAACACGGTCGACGGCAAGCGCATCGCGCAGGGCCGCGACTTCGGCTCGAACGGTCGGCTCAAGAGCGAGGTCCTGCACCTCGACGAGGCGAACGCGCGGGCCCTGGCCGCCGCGCTGGAGCAGACGTCGTTCGCCGTCCGGTCGGTCGAGTCCAAGCCCTACCGCCGCTCCCCGTACGCCCCGTTCCGCACGACGACGCTCCAGCAGGAGGCCTCGCGCAAGCTCGGCTTCGGTGCGAAGGCGACGATGCAGGTGGCCCAGAAGCTGTACGAGAACGGCTTCATCACCTATATGCGTACGGACTCCACCACGCTCTCCGACACCGCGGTGTCGGCGGCGCGGGCGCAGGTCACGCAGCTGTACGGGGCCGACTACCTGCCGGAGAAGCCGCGCGTCTACGCGGGCAAGGTCAAGAACGCGCAGGAGGCGCACGAGGCGATCCGGCCTTCGGGTGATCGTTTCCGCACGCCGGCCGAGACGGGTCTGACCGGCGACCAGTTCCGCCTGTACGAGCTCATCTGGAAGCGGACCGTCGCCTCCCAGATGAAGGACGCGGTCGGCAACTCGGTGACCGTGAAGATCGGCGGGCGCGCCTCGGACGGCCGCGACGCCGAGTTCAGCGCGTCCGGCAAGACGATCACCTTCCACGGCTTCATGAAGGCCTACGTCGAGGGCGCGGACGACCCGAACGCCGAGCTGGACGACCGCGAGAAGCGGCTGCCGCAGGTCGCCGAGGGCGACGCGCTGTCGGCCGAGGGGATCACCGCGGACGGCCACTCCACCAAGCCGCCGGCCCGCTACACCGAGGCCTCGCTGGTCAAGGAGCTGGAGGAGCGGGAGATCGGCCGGCCGTCGACGTACGCGTCGATCATCGGCACGATCCTGGACCGCGGCTACGTGTTCAAGAAGGGCACGGCGCTGGTGCCGTCCTTCCTCTCGTTCGCCGTCGTCAACCTGCTGGAGACGCACTTCGGACGGCTCGTCGACTACGACTTCACCGCGAAGATGGAGGACGACCTCGACCGCATCGCGCGGGGCGAGGCGCAGTCCGTGCCGTGGCTCAAGCGCTTCTACTTCGGTGCGGAGGACGCGTCGGAGGTCGTACCGGCCGACGGCGACCACCTCGGCGGTCTCAAGGAGCTCGTCACCGACCTGGGCGCGATCGACGCCCGTGAGATCTCCTCGTTCCCCGTCGGCGACGGGATCGTGCTGCGCGTCGGCCGCTACGGGCCGTACGTGGAGCGCGGCGAGAAGGACGCCGAGGGCCACCAGCGGGCGGACGTCCCCGACGACCTCGCGCCCGACGAGCTGACGACGGACTACGCGGAGGAACTCTTCGCGAAGCCGAGCGGCGAGTTCGAGCTGGGCACCGACCCGGTGAGCGGGAACGAGATCGTCGCGAAGGACGGTCGCTACGGGCCGTACGTGACGGAGATCCTCCCCGAGGGCACGCCGAAGACGGGCAAGAACGCGGTGAAGCCGCGGACGGCCTCGCTGTTCAAGTCGATGTCCCTGGACACGGTGACGCTGGACGACGCGCTCAAGCTGATGTCCCTGCCGCGGGTGGTGGGCGTCGACGGTGAGGGCGTGGAGATCACGGCGCAGAACGGCCGCTACGGCCCGTACCTCAAGAAGGGCACGGACTCGCGGTCCCTGGAGACCGAGGACCAGCTGTTCTCGATCACGCTGGACGAGGCGCTCGCGATCTACGCGCAGCCGAAGCAGCGGGGGCGGGCCGCGGCCAAGCCGCCGCTCAAGGAGCTGGGCACCGACCCGGTGAGCGAGAAGCCGGTGGTCGTCAAGGACGGCCGGTTCGGGCCGTACGTGACGGACGGCGAGACGAACGCGACGCTGCGGCGGGACGACGACGTCGAGACGATCACGCCCGAGCGGGGCTACGAGCTGCTCGCGGAGAAGCGGGCGAAGGGGCCGGCGAAGAAGACGGCCAAGAAGGCGCCCGCGAAGAAGGCCCCCGCGAAGAAGGCCGCGGCGACGAAGACCGCTGCGGCGAAGAAGACGACGACGGCCAAGAAGGCCGTCGCGAAGAAGACGGTGGCGAAGAAGGCTCCCGCGGCGAAGAAGACGACGGCGTCCGCCCCGGCGTCGGACGACTAG
- a CDS encoding DUF7059 domain-containing protein, translated as MSTTSLPSPDRAAELRTALLAAGFTADGLLDLLGAPAYAALARSETVPALRATRDHADAPLATLVRLFLLQQPVPEAQAAAALPVEAALADGWLRRGEAADGEDTVRATVDLRPYGGPDGEDWFIVSDLGCAVGGAGGIGSREEGVVLGVGGASTTLAGITVRIPVGSALDLGTGSGIQALHAAQHATRVTATDVNPRALEFTRLTLALSGAPAAELLAGSLFEPVGDATYDLIVSNPPFVISPGARLTYRDGGMGGDDLCRTLVQEAGARLNPGGFAQFLGNWQHVEGEDWRDRLRSWVPRGCDAWIVQRDVQDVTQYAELWLRDAGDHRTDPAEYARRYEDWLDEFEARKTKAVGFGWITLRRTDAAEPSLVVEEWPHSVEQPLGETVLAHFARQDFLREHDDAALLAGYFALAEEVVQEQVGAPGAEDPEHVVLRQNRGMRRATKVDTVGAGFAGVCDGSLSAGRILDAIAQLMQEDPVVLRDRTPEAIRMLVEQGFLEPVTVPGQ; from the coding sequence GTGAGTACCACCAGCCTCCCCTCGCCCGACCGCGCCGCCGAGCTCCGCACCGCCCTGCTGGCCGCCGGCTTCACCGCCGATGGGCTGCTCGACCTGCTCGGCGCCCCCGCCTACGCCGCGCTGGCCCGCAGCGAGACGGTTCCGGCCCTGCGCGCCACCCGCGACCACGCCGACGCCCCGCTCGCCACGCTGGTCCGGCTCTTCCTGCTCCAGCAGCCGGTGCCCGAGGCCCAGGCCGCGGCCGCCCTGCCCGTCGAGGCTGCGCTCGCCGACGGCTGGCTGCGGCGTGGGGAAGCCGCCGACGGCGAGGACACGGTCCGCGCCACCGTCGACCTGCGCCCGTACGGCGGGCCCGACGGGGAGGACTGGTTCATCGTCTCCGACCTCGGCTGCGCCGTGGGCGGCGCGGGCGGGATCGGCAGCCGCGAGGAGGGCGTGGTGCTCGGCGTGGGCGGCGCGTCCACCACCTTGGCCGGGATCACCGTGCGCATCCCGGTCGGCTCCGCCCTGGACCTGGGCACGGGATCGGGGATCCAGGCGCTGCACGCCGCCCAGCACGCGACGCGGGTCACCGCCACCGACGTCAACCCCAGGGCCCTGGAATTCACCCGGCTGACGCTCGCGCTCTCCGGTGCCCCGGCGGCCGAGCTGCTCGCCGGGTCGCTCTTCGAGCCGGTCGGGGACGCCACGTACGACCTGATCGTGTCGAACCCCCCGTTCGTCATCTCCCCCGGCGCGCGGCTGACGTACCGGGACGGCGGGATGGGCGGCGACGACCTGTGCCGGACCCTGGTCCAGGAGGCCGGCGCCCGGCTCAACCCGGGCGGGTTCGCGCAGTTCCTCGGGAACTGGCAGCACGTGGAGGGCGAGGACTGGCGCGACCGGCTCCGCTCCTGGGTGCCGCGCGGCTGTGACGCGTGGATCGTGCAGCGGGACGTGCAGGACGTGACGCAGTACGCCGAGCTGTGGCTGCGCGACGCCGGCGACCACCGCACCGACCCCGCCGAGTACGCGCGGCGGTACGAGGACTGGCTGGACGAGTTCGAGGCCCGCAAGACCAAGGCGGTCGGCTTCGGCTGGATCACGCTGCGCCGGACGGACGCGGCCGAGCCTTCCCTCGTGGTGGAGGAGTGGCCGCACTCGGTGGAGCAGCCGCTCGGGGAGACGGTCCTGGCCCACTTCGCCCGCCAGGACTTCCTGCGCGAGCACGATGACGCCGCCCTGCTGGCGGGGTACTTCGCGCTGGCCGAGGAGGTCGTCCAGGAGCAGGTCGGCGCGCCCGGGGCGGAGGATCCGGAGCACGTGGTGCTGCGGCAGAACCGCGGGATGCGCAGGGCCACCAAGGTGGACACGGTCGGCGCGGGCTTCGCCGGAGTGTGTGACGGCTCACTCAGCGCCGGGCGGATCCTGGACGCGATCGCGCAGCTGATGCAGGAGGACCCGGTCGTCCTGCGCGACCGTACTCCGGAGGCGATCCGGATGCTGGTGGAGCAGGGGTTCCTGGAGCCGGTCACCGTCCCCGGGCAGTAG
- a CDS encoding DNA polymerase III subunit delta': MPVWDDLVGQDRVQAQLAAAARDADALVTAVSDGVPPPAASKMTHAWLFTGPPGSGRSTAARAFAAALQCTSPDRALGGEPGCGFCEGCHTTLVGTHADVEIVRTDLLSIGVKETRDLVRRAQLSPAVGRWQVIVLEDADRLTEGAGNVLLKAVEEPAPRTVWLLCAPSLEDVLPTIRSRCRHLTLRTPPVAAVADVLVRRDGIEPAVAAAAARATQGHIGRARRLATDEAARTRRATVLRLPLRVDDVGGCLKAAQELVDAAAEDAKQVAEEVDTKETEELRAALGAGAGAGSRMPRGTAGVMKELEDRQKRRRTRTQRDSLDLALIDLTGFYRDVLALQLGSGLAIANEEIRADLDRIARASGPERTLRRIEAIIACRDALDRNVAPLLAVEAMTMALRAG, translated from the coding sequence ATGCCCGTATGGGACGACCTGGTGGGCCAGGACCGCGTGCAGGCGCAGCTCGCCGCCGCCGCCCGTGACGCGGACGCCCTGGTCACGGCCGTCTCGGACGGAGTGCCGCCGCCGGCCGCGTCCAAGATGACCCACGCCTGGCTGTTCACGGGGCCGCCCGGATCAGGCCGGTCCACCGCCGCCCGCGCCTTCGCCGCGGCCCTCCAGTGCACCAGCCCCGACCGCGCCCTCGGGGGAGAGCCGGGCTGCGGCTTCTGCGAGGGCTGCCACACCACCCTCGTCGGCACGCACGCCGATGTGGAGATCGTCCGCACCGACCTGCTGTCGATCGGCGTGAAGGAGACCCGGGACCTGGTCCGCCGGGCCCAGCTCTCGCCCGCCGTCGGGCGCTGGCAGGTCATCGTCCTGGAGGATGCCGACCGGCTCACCGAAGGTGCGGGCAACGTGCTGCTCAAGGCCGTGGAAGAGCCTGCTCCGCGGACGGTGTGGCTGCTGTGCGCGCCCTCCCTGGAGGATGTGCTGCCCACCATCCGCTCGCGCTGCCGGCACCTGACGCTGCGTACGCCGCCCGTGGCCGCCGTCGCCGATGTGCTGGTGCGGCGCGACGGCATCGAGCCCGCCGTCGCGGCCGCCGCCGCCCGTGCGACCCAGGGGCACATCGGCCGGGCCCGCCGACTGGCGACCGACGAGGCCGCCAGGACGCGCCGCGCCACCGTGCTGCGGCTCCCGCTGCGCGTGGACGACGTGGGCGGCTGCCTGAAAGCCGCCCAGGAGCTCGTCGACGCCGCCGCCGAGGACGCCAAGCAGGTCGCGGAGGAGGTCGACACCAAGGAGACCGAGGAGCTGCGGGCCGCGCTCGGCGCCGGAGCGGGCGCGGGCAGCCGGATGCCGCGCGGTACGGCGGGCGTGATGAAGGAGCTGGAGGACCGGCAGAAGCGCCGCCGTACGCGGACCCAGCGCGACAGCCTCGACCTGGCGCTGATCGACCTCACCGGCTTCTACCGGGACGTGCTGGCCCTCCAGCTCGGTTCGGGCCTGGCCATCGCCAACGAGGAGATACGGGCGGACCTGGACCGGATCGCCCGCGCCTCGGGCCCCGAGCGCACCCTGCGGCGCATCGAGGCGATCATCGCGTGCCGGGACGCCCTCGACCGGAACGTGGCCCCGCTCCTTGCCGTCGAGGCCATGACGATGGCGCTGCGGGCGGGCTGA
- a CDS encoding small secreted protein, whose amino-acid sequence MNKKFATAVSGGAVLMLVLSGCGGDDGDKKADAWAKKVCDAWQPELKKIEAANADIKRVATESSKPEEVQKTDSAAFQVMSDSYKSMGNAVSSAGVPPVKNGEATQNAAVKGFESTSKGYADLKVKMDSLDVKDQTKFAAGLNEVAGGLETATQGGKDALNGLKSGGLDKAMNGQKGCQVQTSAK is encoded by the coding sequence GTGAACAAGAAGTTTGCGACCGCGGTGTCCGGCGGTGCGGTACTGATGCTCGTGCTGTCCGGGTGCGGCGGGGACGACGGCGACAAGAAGGCCGACGCATGGGCCAAGAAGGTCTGTGACGCCTGGCAGCCCGAACTCAAGAAGATCGAGGCCGCCAACGCCGACATCAAGCGGGTGGCCACGGAGAGCAGCAAGCCGGAGGAGGTCCAGAAGACCGACTCGGCGGCGTTCCAGGTCATGTCGGACTCGTACAAGTCGATGGGGAACGCCGTGTCGAGCGCGGGGGTTCCGCCCGTGAAGAACGGCGAGGCGACCCAGAACGCGGCGGTGAAGGGCTTCGAGTCGACGTCGAAGGGCTACGCCGATCTCAAGGTCAAGATGGACTCCCTCGACGTCAAGGACCAGACGAAGTTCGCCGCGGGCCTCAACGAGGTGGCCGGTGGTCTGGAGACCGCGACGCAGGGCGGCAAGGACGCGCTGAACGGGCTGAAGTCGGGCGGCCTGGACAAGGCGATGAACGGCCAGAAGGGCTGCCAGGTCCAGACGTCGGCGAAGTAG
- the tmk gene encoding dTMP kinase produces MTRAEQPPVVTAPENPTYDEALAADSRERAVRALLRTPRLRRLWSAQLVSGIGDALALLTLVLLTLQAAVSEEAFGGGYRGAAFAVAAVFGVRILATLLFGAVLLGPLSTLTAPGGRLDRRWTMVGADGVRIALFVVAPLWLDWIPAQAVTALLATVFASGAAERLWTLAKESAAPALLPAPPPEGATVRPLPDHLDTLRRLTLRTGFAAMPAAAAVLLAASLIGRALGLGVEWFAENEAALGSYVAAGLFAASVSLLLPLVLPEVKTPRPRSPLEGLRAPKAGDRPEKGRTGAIALLVTACAAVAAAVSCAASVAVLHAFDLGGGPSAYALLVLALVGGTGLGIRAAQAGKVLPGLSRRRLLALAIAVAGLALLLAGLVPDTATVLFLSLSAGLAAGVAASTGHTLLDQETEEFRRARVTEHLQAVVRVAVAVGAVLAPVLAAAIGPHRVGGGRVVFAHGGASFTLMLVGALLLPVAALVLAKADDRGGVPLRRDLREALRGGEPLQAPSATGFFIALEGGDGAGKSTQVEALADWIRGKGHEVVVTREPGATPVGKRLRSILLDVSSAGLSNRAEALLYAADRAEHVDTVVRPALERGAVVITDRYIDSSVAYQGAGRDLSPTEIARISRWATGGLVPNLTVLLDVSPETARERFTEAPDRLESEPTEFHQRVRAGFLTLAAADPGRYLVVDAGQEPGSVTTVVRHRLDRMLPLSEAEIAARAEARRLAEEEARRKAEEEAARKVEEARLRAEEEARLAREAEAARIKAEAEAARKAEEERLRAEEEARARAEAARLREEAEERARAAEAERLRKQAEEEARLRAEAEERRLEKQRRAEEALLRAEEARRLAEQSAAAAAAAAAARTAAGPGPEVAPAAPAAPMNPTAPVNPAPPAAPAPPAAPAAPAVSMRKEPEQPRSRRPHPDDAVTVETPVVKRVVQPDDVTQTVPVPKVDPAAETSVLPPVRPGEPRRDRPAGTGRTPSASRPTTRHSQESPADRVPPGVFRDAGNDVTRELPALDEDGRPRRTRSEWAETTPLDDLPTLADELLGSRPDDEGDDDRPRRRR; encoded by the coding sequence ATGACGCGAGCCGAGCAGCCACCGGTCGTGACCGCCCCCGAGAACCCCACCTACGACGAAGCCCTAGCCGCCGACTCCCGAGAGCGAGCCGTCCGCGCCCTCCTGCGCACGCCCAGGCTGCGCCGGCTGTGGAGCGCCCAGTTGGTGAGCGGCATCGGCGATGCCCTCGCCCTGCTGACGCTGGTGTTGCTGACGCTGCAGGCGGCCGTCTCCGAGGAGGCCTTCGGCGGCGGCTACAGAGGTGCCGCCTTCGCCGTCGCGGCCGTCTTCGGGGTCCGGATCCTGGCCACGCTGCTCTTCGGCGCCGTGCTCCTCGGCCCGCTGTCCACCCTGACCGCCCCCGGCGGCAGGCTCGACCGCCGCTGGACGATGGTCGGCGCCGACGGGGTGCGCATAGCACTGTTCGTCGTCGCCCCGCTCTGGCTGGACTGGATCCCGGCGCAGGCCGTGACCGCGCTGCTGGCCACCGTCTTCGCCTCCGGTGCCGCCGAGCGGCTGTGGACGCTGGCCAAGGAGAGCGCCGCTCCCGCGCTGCTGCCCGCGCCGCCGCCGGAGGGTGCGACCGTACGGCCGCTTCCCGACCACCTGGACACCTTGCGCCGCCTGACGCTGCGTACGGGATTCGCCGCGATGCCCGCCGCCGCGGCCGTGCTGCTGGCCGCGAGCCTGATCGGGCGCGCGCTCGGCCTGGGCGTGGAGTGGTTCGCCGAGAACGAGGCGGCGCTGGGTTCCTACGTCGCCGCCGGCCTGTTCGCCGCGTCCGTCTCGCTGCTGTTGCCGCTGGTGCTGCCGGAGGTGAAGACCCCGCGTCCGAGGTCACCGCTGGAGGGGCTGCGCGCACCCAAGGCGGGGGACCGGCCGGAGAAGGGCCGTACCGGAGCCATCGCGCTGCTCGTGACGGCCTGCGCCGCCGTTGCCGCGGCGGTGTCCTGCGCCGCCTCCGTTGCGGTGCTGCACGCCTTCGACCTCGGCGGGGGCCCCTCCGCGTACGCGCTGCTGGTCCTCGCCCTGGTCGGCGGGACCGGCCTGGGCATTCGGGCCGCGCAGGCGGGCAAGGTGCTGCCGGGGCTGTCGCGGCGCCGGCTGCTGGCGCTCGCCATAGCGGTGGCGGGGCTCGCGCTGCTGCTGGCGGGGCTGGTGCCGGACACCGCGACCGTGCTGTTCCTGTCGCTGTCGGCCGGTCTGGCCGCGGGGGTGGCGGCCAGTACCGGGCACACCCTGCTCGACCAGGAGACCGAGGAGTTCCGCCGGGCCCGGGTCACCGAGCACCTCCAGGCCGTCGTGCGGGTGGCCGTCGCCGTCGGGGCCGTCCTCGCCCCCGTCCTCGCCGCGGCCATCGGCCCGCACCGGGTGGGCGGCGGCCGGGTGGTGTTCGCCCATGGGGGCGCCTCGTTCACCCTGATGCTGGTGGGCGCGCTGCTGCTGCCGGTCGCGGCGCTGGTGCTGGCCAAGGCCGACGACCGCGGCGGTGTGCCGCTGCGCCGTGACCTTCGCGAGGCCCTGCGGGGCGGGGAGCCGCTACAGGCCCCGTCGGCGACCGGATTCTTCATCGCCCTGGAGGGCGGTGACGGCGCCGGCAAGTCCACGCAGGTGGAGGCGCTGGCCGACTGGATACGGGGCAAGGGCCACGAGGTCGTCGTGACGCGCGAGCCGGGAGCGACGCCGGTCGGCAAGCGACTGCGCTCCATCCTGCTGGACGTCTCCTCCGCCGGGCTGTCGAACCGCGCCGAGGCACTGCTGTACGCCGCCGACCGCGCGGAGCACGTGGACACGGTGGTCCGGCCCGCCCTGGAACGCGGCGCGGTGGTCATCACCGACCGCTACATCGACTCTTCGGTGGCCTACCAGGGCGCCGGGCGCGACCTGTCCCCGACCGAGATCGCCCGCATCTCCCGCTGGGCCACGGGCGGACTGGTGCCGAACCTGACCGTGCTGCTCGACGTGTCGCCGGAGACGGCCAGGGAGCGGTTCACGGAGGCGCCGGACCGGCTGGAGTCGGAGCCGACGGAGTTCCACCAGCGGGTGCGGGCCGGGTTCCTGACACTGGCCGCGGCCGACCCCGGGCGCTACCTGGTGGTCGACGCCGGCCAGGAACCGGGCTCGGTGACCACGGTCGTACGGCACCGGCTGGACCGGATGCTCCCGCTCTCCGAGGCGGAGATCGCCGCCCGGGCCGAGGCCCGCCGGCTCGCCGAGGAAGAGGCCAGGCGCAAGGCCGAGGAAGAGGCGGCGCGCAAGGTGGAGGAGGCCAGACTGCGGGCGGAGGAGGAAGCCCGCCTGGCCCGCGAGGCCGAGGCCGCCCGGATCAAGGCCGAAGCCGAGGCCGCCCGCAAGGCGGAGGAGGAGCGGCTGCGCGCCGAGGAGGAGGCCCGCGCCCGGGCCGAGGCCGCGCGACTGCGTGAGGAGGCCGAGGAGCGGGCCCGCGCCGCGGAGGCGGAGCGGTTGCGCAAGCAGGCCGAGGAAGAGGCCCGGCTGCGGGCCGAGGCGGAGGAGCGGCGGCTGGAGAAGCAGCGGCGGGCGGAGGAAGCCCTGCTGCGAGCCGAGGAGGCGCGCCGGCTCGCGGAGCAGTCGGCTGCCGCGGCGGCCGCCGCTGCTGCTGCCCGGACGGCTGCGGGGCCGGGGCCGGAGGTGGCCCCCGCGGCCCCCGCGGCTCCCATGAACCCCACGGCCCCTGTGAATCCCGCGCCTCCGGCCGCCCCTGCGCCTCCGGCGGCCCCCGCGGCTCCCGCTGTTTCCATGCGCAAGGAGCCCGAGCAGCCGCGGTCCCGGCGGCCGCACCCGGACGATGCCGTCACGGTGGAAACCCCGGTGGTCAAGCGGGTCGTACAGCCCGACGACGTGACGCAGACGGTGCCGGTCCCGAAGGTCGACCCGGCGGCGGAGACCTCCGTACTGCCGCCGGTCCGCCCCGGTGAACCGCGCCGGGACCGGCCCGCCGGGACCGGCCGTACCCCGTCGGCCTCGCGCCCCACCACCCGCCACTCGCAGGAGAGCCCGGCCGACCGGGTGCCTCCGGGCGTGTTCCGGGATGCCGGGAACGACGTGACGCGCGAGCTCCCGGCCCTGGACGAGGACGGCCGGCCGCGCCGGACCCGCTCGGAGTGGGCCGAGACGACCCCGCTGGACGACCTGCCCACCTTGGCCGACGAACTGCTGGGCTCGCGCCCGGACGACGAGGGCGACGACGACCGCCCTCGCCGCCGCCGCTGA